A part of Aurantimicrobium sp. MWH-Uga1 genomic DNA contains:
- the miaA gene encoding tRNA (adenosine(37)-N6)-dimethylallyltransferase MiaA, with protein sequence MTANTQIIAIVGATGTGKTELSLDVAHALAEQGHIAEVVNADAMQLYVGMNIGTAKLPETQREGIPHHMFDVLSVTTEAAVADYQQQARHIIEEIHSRGSIPILVGGSGLYVSSVLFDFEFPGHDDQVRQELEREFEREGIKPLFARLKEMAPEAAERIDPQNSRRVIRALEVLEVTGSTASLGTLPEETRYWKPTVIFGLAEDRDVLVQRLDARVEKMWEEGLLDEVESLIPQGIEQGITARRAIGYAQALAQLAGEMTQEEAITETQSITRRYARRQVSWFKRYADIVWLPAGNPHNVREVLHRIHT encoded by the coding sequence GTGACAGCCAACACCCAAATCATCGCGATTGTGGGCGCAACCGGAACCGGAAAAACCGAACTTTCATTAGATGTGGCGCACGCTCTCGCCGAGCAGGGTCACATTGCTGAAGTTGTAAATGCAGACGCAATGCAGCTTTATGTTGGGATGAATATTGGGACTGCCAAGCTTCCTGAAACACAGCGTGAGGGGATTCCTCATCATATGTTTGACGTGTTGAGTGTCACGACAGAAGCGGCAGTTGCCGATTATCAACAACAAGCTCGTCACATTATTGAAGAGATCCACTCTCGTGGAAGCATTCCCATTCTCGTTGGGGGATCGGGTCTGTATGTCAGCAGTGTCCTGTTTGATTTCGAGTTCCCCGGACATGATGACCAGGTTCGTCAAGAGCTTGAGCGTGAATTTGAGCGAGAGGGCATCAAGCCACTCTTTGCTCGCCTGAAAGAGATGGCTCCCGAAGCAGCTGAGCGCATTGATCCTCAGAATTCACGTCGAGTGATCAGGGCTTTGGAAGTCCTTGAGGTCACAGGTAGTACTGCATCGTTGGGCACATTGCCTGAGGAAACTCGATATTGGAAGCCCACAGTAATTTTCGGGTTAGCAGAGGACCGCGATGTCCTCGTTCAACGACTTGATGCTCGTGTCGAGAAAATGTGGGAAGAAGGGTTACTCGATGAGGTTGAAAGTTTGATTCCCCAAGGGATCGAACAAGGGATAACTGCTCGTCGCGCCATAGGGTATGCCCAAGCTTTAGCTCAGCTAGCTGGTGAAATGACCCAGGAAGAAGCAATCACAGAAACACAGAGCATTACACGCAGATATGCTCGCAGACAAGTGAGTTGGTTCAAGCGATATGCAGACATCGTGTGGCTGCCTGCTGGTAATCCTCACAACGTTCGTGAAGTTCTTCACAGGATTCACACTTAA
- a CDS encoding class I SAM-dependent methyltransferase — protein sequence MTEKKTEHYFSAQPAGDFAATEIKVRLAHGDYTVETAGGIFSPDHIDAGTEQLLYSVPKPPHAGNFLDIGCGWGPLALTLALEAPAAHIYAVDVNQRALELTRRNAERLNLDNITTSTPDEIDPQLSFDLMWSNPPIRVGKAELHAIMCTWLPRLNIGGQAYLVVAKHLGADSFEKWLSSEFASTHSATREDTRKGFRIINVTRVS from the coding sequence ATGACCGAAAAGAAGACCGAACACTACTTTTCGGCACAACCAGCTGGTGATTTTGCTGCGACAGAAATCAAAGTTCGTCTCGCGCACGGTGATTACACCGTTGAGACGGCTGGTGGCATATTTAGCCCAGATCATATTGATGCTGGGACGGAACAGCTGCTGTACAGCGTTCCAAAGCCACCTCATGCCGGTAATTTTCTCGACATTGGGTGTGGATGGGGCCCGCTTGCCCTGACGTTGGCTCTTGAAGCGCCTGCGGCACATATCTACGCCGTTGATGTCAATCAGCGTGCACTTGAGCTGACAAGACGCAATGCAGAACGTTTGAACCTCGATAACATCACCACCTCAACGCCGGATGAGATAGATCCCCAGCTCAGTTTTGATCTGATGTGGTCAAATCCCCCAATTCGGGTTGGCAAAGCTGAATTACATGCCATTATGTGCACCTGGCTTCCTCGCCTGAACATCGGTGGTCAGGCTTATCTGGTCGTAGCAAAACACCTTGGAGCCGACTCATTTGAGAAGTGGCTCAGCAGCGAATTTGCTTCAACCCACAGCGCTACACGCGAGGACACTCGAAAAGGATTTCGCATCATTAACGTGACGCGCGTCTCCTAA
- the dapF gene encoding diaminopimelate epimerase — MAISLHFTKGHGTGNDFVLYTDPEGELPLTPSQIAALCDRHFGIGADGVIRAVKSSKLNRKHEPGQIVSDPAGSAALEEDAAAEWFMDYYNSDGSLSEMCGNGIRVFAKYLLETGLTAINPGETLAIGTRAGVRDLTAQGASFQVDMGRWSFAGGEPVVKVDGVPVARPGLGISVGNPHVIAAFADDTELDTADLSHAPRLEPALPEGANVELVVPRDPLVKDGVGHIRMRVHERGSGETLSCGTGVVAAALATRHWAGEGAPHNWKVDVPGGTLAVRMFPTEEGEHVALSGPAELVYTGVVELA; from the coding sequence ATGGCTATTTCGCTCCATTTCACCAAAGGTCACGGCACAGGTAATGACTTTGTGCTCTACACCGACCCTGAGGGTGAACTACCGCTGACTCCAAGTCAGATAGCTGCACTGTGTGACCGACACTTTGGAATTGGTGCAGACGGCGTGATTCGTGCCGTGAAAAGTAGCAAACTCAATCGCAAACATGAGCCTGGACAGATTGTTTCAGATCCTGCTGGTTCAGCAGCGCTGGAAGAAGATGCAGCAGCTGAGTGGTTTATGGATTACTACAACTCAGATGGTTCTCTGAGTGAAATGTGTGGAAACGGGATACGTGTTTTTGCCAAATATCTTCTTGAAACCGGCCTGACCGCGATTAATCCCGGCGAAACTCTGGCCATTGGCACGCGCGCAGGGGTCCGTGATCTCACCGCCCAAGGTGCCAGCTTTCAAGTTGACATGGGGCGCTGGAGTTTTGCTGGCGGTGAACCAGTCGTCAAAGTTGACGGTGTTCCCGTCGCAAGGCCTGGTCTGGGAATTAGCGTGGGCAACCCTCACGTCATTGCGGCTTTTGCTGATGATACTGAGCTCGATACGGCAGATCTTTCGCATGCTCCACGTTTAGAACCAGCACTTCCTGAAGGTGCAAATGTGGAACTGGTTGTTCCTCGTGACCCGCTGGTCAAAGATGGTGTCGGCCATATCCGTATGCGAGTTCACGAACGTGGCTCCGGGGAGACCCTCTCGTGTGGAACTGGAGTTGTGGCTGCAGCCCTGGCAACCCGCCACTGGGCTGGTGAAGGAGCCCCCCATAACTGGAAGGTTGATGTTCCCGGAGGAACGCTTGCGGTACGTATGTTCCCTACTGAGGAAGGCGAACACGTCGCTTTGTCTGGACCTGCCGAACTTGTTTACACGGGAGTTGTTGAACTTGCATAA
- a CDS encoding regulatory protein RecX: MTNVTFLPWVDPEQNQPVASSVTAGEATANSHDIPEGVSRLSTVLFTDAEEIEEVSAAGLDLDALEQSLLRKLNSQDLSVFEVQQWLASKDAPEADAAELVAKCERLNYLNDERLAYELVSRLSERKGKSKSVIIRELRQRGISTALISAAVESINDDDELHKATELAVQRVRQFSRLDDVTAERRLVGFLSRRGYSGDIVRAACKEALSSRS, encoded by the coding sequence GTGACAAACGTCACATTCTTACCCTGGGTTGACCCAGAACAGAATCAGCCCGTTGCCTCATCTGTGACTGCAGGTGAGGCAACGGCTAACTCACACGATATTCCTGAAGGGGTCTCTCGTTTGAGCACAGTTTTGTTTACAGACGCTGAAGAAATAGAAGAAGTTTCTGCAGCAGGTTTGGATCTTGATGCGCTGGAGCAGAGTTTGCTCAGAAAACTCAACTCCCAGGATCTGTCTGTGTTTGAGGTTCAACAGTGGCTCGCCAGTAAGGATGCCCCTGAAGCGGATGCGGCCGAATTGGTAGCAAAATGCGAGCGTTTGAACTATCTCAACGATGAACGATTAGCGTATGAGCTTGTTTCACGACTGAGCGAGCGCAAAGGTAAAAGTAAAAGCGTAATTATCAGAGAGTTACGTCAACGAGGAATCTCAACTGCACTGATCAGCGCTGCCGTGGAATCTATCAATGATGATGATGAATTACACAAAGCAACTGAACTTGCCGTACAGAGAGTTCGCCAATTTTCACGACTTGACGACGTTACGGCAGAACGCCGATTGGTTGGTTTTCTCAGTAGGCGGGGATATTCCGGAGACATCGTTCGTGCGGCGTGTAAAGAAGCTTTGAGTTCTAGGTCCTAA
- the recA gene encoding recombinase RecA, with protein MASAADREKALETALAQIDRQFGKGSVMRLGSDERAPVEVIPTGSIALDVALGIGGLPRGRIVEIYGPESSGKTTLTLHAIANVQKQGGIAAFIDAEHALDPEYAKKLGVDIDALLVSQPDTGEQALEIADMLVRSGSIDLIVIDSVAALVPRAEIEGEMGDSHVGLQARLMSQALRKLTGGLNSTNTTMIFINQLREKIGVFFGSPETTAGGKALKFYASVRLDIRRIETLKDGTDAVGNRTRVKVVKNKMAPPFKQAEFDILYGTGISREGSLLDFGVDQGIVKKSGAWYTYEADQLGQGKENSRNFLIENPAVALEIEQKILAKLGVGAAAAEAAAVEAAATATEVEPDFEAVEEVRKGA; from the coding sequence ATGGCATCCGCCGCTGACCGCGAAAAAGCACTAGAAACAGCACTAGCCCAAATCGACCGCCAGTTCGGTAAAGGTTCCGTCATGCGCCTGGGAAGCGACGAACGCGCTCCCGTCGAGGTGATTCCGACAGGATCAATCGCACTTGATGTTGCTCTCGGTATCGGGGGACTTCCTCGTGGCCGTATCGTCGAGATTTACGGTCCAGAGTCATCGGGTAAAACCACACTGACACTCCACGCTATTGCTAATGTGCAGAAGCAGGGTGGCATCGCCGCATTTATCGACGCTGAACATGCACTCGACCCTGAATATGCCAAGAAGCTTGGTGTTGATATCGATGCTCTTCTTGTTTCTCAGCCTGATACTGGTGAACAAGCACTTGAGATTGCAGACATGCTCGTCCGCTCAGGATCTATTGATCTCATTGTCATTGACTCTGTCGCGGCTTTGGTTCCTCGCGCTGAAATTGAAGGTGAAATGGGAGACTCTCACGTTGGTCTGCAGGCACGTTTGATGTCTCAGGCGTTGCGTAAGCTCACCGGTGGATTGAACTCCACCAACACCACCATGATTTTCATCAACCAGCTACGCGAGAAGATTGGTGTGTTCTTCGGAAGCCCAGAAACTACTGCTGGTGGTAAGGCATTGAAGTTCTATGCTTCTGTGCGTCTGGACATTCGCCGCATTGAAACCCTCAAGGATGGTACCGATGCCGTCGGTAACCGCACTCGCGTCAAGGTCGTTAAGAACAAGATGGCCCCGCCCTTCAAGCAGGCTGAATTCGACATTCTTTACGGGACTGGTATCTCTCGTGAAGGAAGCCTTTTGGACTTTGGTGTCGATCAGGGAATCGTGAAGAAGTCTGGAGCGTGGTACACCTACGAAGCAGACCAGCTTGGTCAGGGTAAAGAAAATTCACGTAACTTCCTTATTGAAAACCCTGCCGTGGCTCTAGAGATCGAACAGAAGATTCTTGCAAAGCTCGGAGTTGGTGCTGCGGCAGCGGAAGCTGCTGCTGTTGAAGCAGCCGCAACTGCGACAGAGGTCGAACCAGACTTCGAGGCAGTTGAAGAGGTCCGCAAGGGAGCCTGA
- the miaB gene encoding tRNA (N6-isopentenyl adenosine(37)-C2)-methylthiotransferase MiaB, producing the protein MSSPSEAPTFIPASEAAVDESGRRRTYEVRTFGCQMNVHDSERLAGAMEAAGYIKFDLAAEAEANPDLKRSASSPQPDVVVINTCAVRENADNKLYGNLGHLARVKEKHKGLQIAVGGCLAQKDQALVLKKAPWVDVVFGTHNMGSLPGLLERSRHNNKAELEILESLETFPSTLPTKRDSTYSGWVSISVGCNNTCTFCIVPSLRGKERDRRPGEVLNEVKALVDQGAIEVTLLGQNVNTYGVEFGDKGAFAKLLRACGEIDGLERVRFTSPHPAAFTDDVIAAMAETHNVMPQLHMPLQSGSDAILKAMRRSYRSDKFLGILQRVREAMPHAAISTDIIVGFPGETDEDFEETLRVVREARFATAFTFQYSKRPGTPAADMDNQVPKAVVQERYERLVELQNDIAWQENKKQIGREVHVLVANGEGRKDAATERMSGRAEDSRLVHFEVTPGSEIPRPGDVVTVTITEAAPFHLLADDPSGAPVKVRRTIAGDAWDREQAESCGVPSTGGARNLGSTSIPVVGLGMPTFRVSTTPIYDVEDGQR; encoded by the coding sequence ATGTCCAGTCCGAGTGAAGCTCCCACATTCATCCCCGCCTCAGAGGCGGCAGTTGATGAATCTGGTCGTCGGCGTACCTATGAGGTACGAACATTTGGCTGCCAGATGAACGTTCACGATAGTGAACGCCTTGCTGGGGCTATGGAAGCCGCTGGGTACATCAAGTTTGATCTAGCTGCCGAAGCGGAAGCTAATCCTGACCTCAAACGAAGCGCCAGCTCGCCACAACCTGATGTCGTTGTCATCAACACCTGTGCTGTGCGGGAAAACGCGGATAACAAGCTCTATGGAAACCTCGGACACTTAGCTCGTGTCAAGGAGAAGCACAAGGGGTTACAGATCGCAGTAGGCGGGTGTCTTGCTCAAAAAGATCAAGCTCTCGTTCTCAAAAAAGCGCCCTGGGTTGATGTTGTCTTTGGTACCCACAATATGGGCTCACTGCCTGGCTTATTGGAGCGCTCACGCCACAACAACAAGGCTGAACTGGAAATTCTGGAATCTCTCGAAACCTTCCCATCAACACTTCCTACTAAGCGTGACTCTACGTATTCGGGGTGGGTATCCATTTCTGTTGGATGCAACAACACATGCACTTTCTGCATCGTGCCAAGCTTGCGCGGCAAAGAACGCGACCGGCGTCCAGGTGAAGTACTCAACGAGGTCAAGGCCTTAGTTGACCAAGGCGCCATTGAAGTAACCTTGCTGGGCCAAAACGTCAACACGTATGGTGTTGAGTTTGGTGACAAGGGAGCTTTTGCCAAGCTGCTTCGGGCATGTGGAGAGATTGACGGCTTAGAACGAGTGCGTTTCACAAGCCCTCACCCTGCTGCCTTTACTGATGATGTGATTGCTGCAATGGCAGAAACACACAACGTCATGCCTCAGCTCCACATGCCTTTGCAATCTGGCTCAGATGCCATTTTGAAAGCCATGCGCCGCAGCTATCGAAGTGACAAGTTTTTGGGTATCTTGCAACGTGTTCGTGAAGCGATGCCTCATGCGGCCATCAGCACGGACATCATTGTCGGTTTCCCTGGAGAAACCGATGAAGATTTTGAAGAAACACTTCGCGTGGTTCGTGAAGCACGTTTCGCAACCGCATTCACTTTCCAATACTCCAAGCGTCCCGGAACACCGGCTGCAGATATGGACAACCAAGTTCCTAAAGCTGTTGTTCAAGAGCGCTATGAGCGACTAGTTGAACTTCAAAATGACATTGCATGGCAAGAAAACAAGAAGCAAATTGGTCGCGAAGTGCACGTCCTTGTAGCAAACGGGGAAGGTCGCAAGGACGCTGCTACAGAGCGGATGAGTGGTCGTGCAGAAGATTCACGTTTAGTGCACTTTGAGGTGACCCCAGGAAGTGAAATCCCGCGCCCTGGTGATGTTGTCACGGTCACAATTACTGAAGCAGCTCCCTTCCACCTTCTCGCAGATGATCCTTCCGGAGCACCCGTCAAGGTTCGTCGCACAATTGCTGGTGACGCATGGGATCGTGAACAAGCGGAAAGTTGTGGAGTTCCCTCAACCGGTGGTGCGAGGAACCTGGGTTCAACTTCTATTCCTGTTGTCGGTTTAGGTATGCCCACTTTTCGCGTCTCAACCACACCTATTTACGACGTCGAAGACGGGCAGCGTTAG